In a genomic window of Xenopus laevis strain J_2021 chromosome 5S, Xenopus_laevis_v10.1, whole genome shotgun sequence:
- the crisp1.5.S gene encoding cysteine-rich secretory protein 1 gene 5 S homeolog precursor (The RefSeq protein has 4 substitutions, 4 frameshifts compared to this genomic sequence) encodes MILIAVLGVMTLMIQGVESAGISLSLSTYISTVRQTIVDTHNSYRRNANPTAQNMLKMMWNEDTAQNAGNWSATCSFTHSTSNQRTIPGFNCGENIYMATYPASWEEAIQAWYSEGEFFNMEWDPLLPGKDPQGHYTQLMWYNSYMVGCAVSYCPANYYQYLYVCQYCTAGNNVNTITTPYKSGPTCGDCPGACDNGLCTNYCPYQDLYTGCSNFIAYCNIIPMIMDGCRGTCLCRNNQII; translated from the exons atgatACTGATTGCAGTTCTCGGTGTAATGACACTTATGATACAAGGAGTTGAGTCG GCTGGGATTTCACTTTCTTTATCGACTGATATTTCCACCGTCAGACAGACCATTGTCGACACCCACAACTCCTACAGGAGAAATGCAAATCCGACTGCACAAAACATGCTGAAAATG ATGTGGAATGAGGACACGGCACAGAATGCGGGGAATTGGTCAGCAACATGTTCTTTCACTCATAGCACATCAAATCAACGCACCATTCCAG GTTTCAACTGTGGAGAAAATATTTACATGGCTACATATCCAGCCTCTTGggaggaagccattcaagcatggCACAGTGAGGGCGA ATTTTTCAATATGGAGTGGGACCCACTGTTGCCG AAAGA ACA ACATTATACCCAG CTCATGTGGTACAATTCATACATGGTGGGATGTGCTGTCTCCTACTGTCCTGCAAACTATTTCCAGTACTTATATGTTTGCCAGTACTGCACAGC GGGAAATAATGTTAATACCATCACAACTCCATACAAGTCTGGTCCAACGTGCGGAGACTGTCCAGGAGCCTGTGATAATGGCCTTTGCA ccaATTACTGCCCATATCAAGATCTATATACCGGCTGCAGTAATTTCATCGCCTATTGCAATATCATTCCAATGATAAGGGATGGCTGCCGCGGCACATGTCTCTGCAGGAACAATCAGATCATATGA